Proteins found in one Pelmatolapia mariae isolate MD_Pm_ZW linkage group LG7, Pm_UMD_F_2, whole genome shotgun sequence genomic segment:
- the LOC134631095 gene encoding prosaposin receptor GPR37-like isoform X1, with the protein MRMCAALSLLCLWLCSEAVVCQLHWDKTKTTFSPYNKSATAERNVHSRRWRTVSEEDRGGTRSTSAEASWLVPLNSSSSELLEKKITRRSLPEGGAQSGTRSFLPEVLVLGTKENDTDEPSNEVSKQTQHGPNCTRRMSGRTRRQRRVAVSGRATHSEPLPVAMAQELEADPPLRINTSDYEDEYSLPDFPDTTRLVPVNTRTRRKQVKNPFYPVTAESYGAYAVLITAALIFTVGIIGNVSIMCIVCHNYYMRSISNSLLASLALWDFVIIFFCLPLVVFHELTKKWLLGEFSCRIIPYLEPFSQVVSLGITTFTLCALCIDRFRAATNVQIYYEMIENWASTTAKLAVIWVGALLLALPELLIRQLVTEDDEPPDVTPCERCVVRISTDLPDTLYVLGLTYNSARLWWYFGCFFCLPTLFTICSSLATARKIRNAEWACVRGGKKQLQLESQMNCAVVALAILYGFCIIPENICNIINVYMAATIPRRALDILHLVSQMMLFCKSAVTPVLLFCLCQPFARAFLDCCCCCCDECGPPHSPTTATSNIDNECTTTELELSPFNTTRREASTSATYSAVGTNY; encoded by the exons ATGAGGATGTGTGCAGCCCTGAGTCTCCTGTGTTTGTGGCTGTGCAGCGAAGCCGTCGTTTGTCAGCTTCACTGGGACAAAACAAAGACGACGTTTAGTCCTTATAATAAATCCGCCACCGCTGAAAGGAATGTGCACAGCCGGAGATGGCGCACAGTCAGCGAGGAGGACCGTGGGGGGACACGCAGTACGAGTGCAGAAGCCTCATGGCTGGTTCCTCTCAACTCCTCGTCGTCTGAGCTGCTAGAGAAAAAGATCACCAGGCGCTCTCTGCCTGAAGGTGGTGCCCAAAGTGGAACTCGGTCATTTTTACCAGAAGTTCTAGTTTTAGGCACGAAAGAAAATGATACAGATGAGCCGAGCAATGAAGTGTCTAAACAAACCCAGCATGGACCCAACTGCACGCGCAGGATGAGTGGACGCACACGAAGGCAAAGGCGGGTTGCCGTATCCGGCAGGGCGACGCACAGCGAACCGCTACCTGTGGCCATGGCGCAGGAGCTAGAAGCCGACCCCCCCTTGAGAATCAATACAAGTGACTATGAGGACGAGTACTCTCTCCCGGACTTTCCCGACACCACGCGGCTCGTTCCAGTGAACACGCGAACCAGACGCAAGCAGGTAAAGAATCCATTCTACCCGGTAACCGCGGAGTCGTACGGGGCCTATGCTGTACTGATAACCGCCGCCCTCATCTTTACAGTGGGCATCATCGGGAACGTGTCGATCATGTGTATTGTGTGTCACAACTACTACATGAGGAGCATCTCCAACTCGTTGCTGGCCAGCCTCGCACTCTGGGATTTCGtcatcatcttcttctgcttgccGCTTGTGGTGTTTCATGAGCTCACCAAGAAATGGCTGCTGGGAGAGTTCTCATGCAGGATTATCCCCTATCTGGAG CCTTTCTCCCAGGTGGTTTCTCTTGGGATCACAACCTTCACACTGTGTGCTCTGTGCATTGATCGTTTCCGGGCAGCCACCAACGTGCAGATCTACTATGAGATGATCGAGAACTGGGCATCTACCACTGCAAAGCTGGCGGTCATCTGGGTGGGTGCTTTGCTGCTGGCACTGCCTGAGCTGCTGATCAGACAGCTGGTCACTGAGGACGACGAGCCACCTGATGTGACACCATGTGAACGTTGTGTAGTTCGCATCTCAACAGACCTCCCAGACACACTCTATGTCTTGGGGCTTACCTACAACAGTGCACGCCTCTGGTGGtactttggctgctttttctgcCTGCCAACGCTGTTCACCATCTGTAGCTCACTAGCGACTGCCCGCAAGATCCGCAACGCCGAGTGGGCCTGTGTCCGTGGGGGCAAGAAGCAGCTTCAGCTGGAAAGCCAGATGAACTGTGCCGTGGTAGCTTTGGCCATCCTCTATGGGTTCTGCATCATTCCAGAGAACATCTGCAACATCATTAATGTGTATATGGCGGCCACCATTCCCAGGAGAGCCCTGGACATTTTGCACCTTGTCAGCCAGATGATGCTCTTTTGCAAATCGGCTGTGACGCccgttttgctgttttgtctgTGCCAGCCATTCGCCAGAGCCTTCTTGgactgctgttgctgctgctgcgaCGAATGTGGCCCGCCCCACTCCCCCACCACTGCTACTAGCAACATTGACAATGAGTGCACCACCACCGAGCTTGAGCTGTCGCCATTTAATACCACCCGCAGGGAAGCATCCACCTCTGCCACCTACTCTGCTGTGGGGACAAACTACTGA
- the LOC134631095 gene encoding prosaposin receptor GPR37-like isoform X2 — translation MRMCAALSLLCLWLCSEAVVCQLHWDKTKTTFSPYNKSATAERNVHSRRWRTVSEEDRGGTRSTSAEASWLVPLNSSSSELLEKKITRRSLPEGGAQSGTRSFLPEVLVLGTKENDTDEPSNEVSKQTQHGPNCTRRMSGRTRRQRRVAVSGRATHSEPLPVAMAQELEADPPLRINTSDYEDEYSLPDFPDTTRLVPVNTRTRRKQVKNPFYPVTAESYGAYAVLITAALIFTVGIIGNVSIMCIVCHNYYMRSISNSLLASLALWDFVIIFFCLPLVVFHELTKKWLLGEFSCRIIPYLEVVSLGITTFTLCALCIDRFRAATNVQIYYEMIENWASTTAKLAVIWVGALLLALPELLIRQLVTEDDEPPDVTPCERCVVRISTDLPDTLYVLGLTYNSARLWWYFGCFFCLPTLFTICSSLATARKIRNAEWACVRGGKKQLQLESQMNCAVVALAILYGFCIIPENICNIINVYMAATIPRRALDILHLVSQMMLFCKSAVTPVLLFCLCQPFARAFLDCCCCCCDECGPPHSPTTATSNIDNECTTTELELSPFNTTRREASTSATYSAVGTNY, via the exons ATGAGGATGTGTGCAGCCCTGAGTCTCCTGTGTTTGTGGCTGTGCAGCGAAGCCGTCGTTTGTCAGCTTCACTGGGACAAAACAAAGACGACGTTTAGTCCTTATAATAAATCCGCCACCGCTGAAAGGAATGTGCACAGCCGGAGATGGCGCACAGTCAGCGAGGAGGACCGTGGGGGGACACGCAGTACGAGTGCAGAAGCCTCATGGCTGGTTCCTCTCAACTCCTCGTCGTCTGAGCTGCTAGAGAAAAAGATCACCAGGCGCTCTCTGCCTGAAGGTGGTGCCCAAAGTGGAACTCGGTCATTTTTACCAGAAGTTCTAGTTTTAGGCACGAAAGAAAATGATACAGATGAGCCGAGCAATGAAGTGTCTAAACAAACCCAGCATGGACCCAACTGCACGCGCAGGATGAGTGGACGCACACGAAGGCAAAGGCGGGTTGCCGTATCCGGCAGGGCGACGCACAGCGAACCGCTACCTGTGGCCATGGCGCAGGAGCTAGAAGCCGACCCCCCCTTGAGAATCAATACAAGTGACTATGAGGACGAGTACTCTCTCCCGGACTTTCCCGACACCACGCGGCTCGTTCCAGTGAACACGCGAACCAGACGCAAGCAGGTAAAGAATCCATTCTACCCGGTAACCGCGGAGTCGTACGGGGCCTATGCTGTACTGATAACCGCCGCCCTCATCTTTACAGTGGGCATCATCGGGAACGTGTCGATCATGTGTATTGTGTGTCACAACTACTACATGAGGAGCATCTCCAACTCGTTGCTGGCCAGCCTCGCACTCTGGGATTTCGtcatcatcttcttctgcttgccGCTTGTGGTGTTTCATGAGCTCACCAAGAAATGGCTGCTGGGAGAGTTCTCATGCAGGATTATCCCCTATCTGGAG GTGGTTTCTCTTGGGATCACAACCTTCACACTGTGTGCTCTGTGCATTGATCGTTTCCGGGCAGCCACCAACGTGCAGATCTACTATGAGATGATCGAGAACTGGGCATCTACCACTGCAAAGCTGGCGGTCATCTGGGTGGGTGCTTTGCTGCTGGCACTGCCTGAGCTGCTGATCAGACAGCTGGTCACTGAGGACGACGAGCCACCTGATGTGACACCATGTGAACGTTGTGTAGTTCGCATCTCAACAGACCTCCCAGACACACTCTATGTCTTGGGGCTTACCTACAACAGTGCACGCCTCTGGTGGtactttggctgctttttctgcCTGCCAACGCTGTTCACCATCTGTAGCTCACTAGCGACTGCCCGCAAGATCCGCAACGCCGAGTGGGCCTGTGTCCGTGGGGGCAAGAAGCAGCTTCAGCTGGAAAGCCAGATGAACTGTGCCGTGGTAGCTTTGGCCATCCTCTATGGGTTCTGCATCATTCCAGAGAACATCTGCAACATCATTAATGTGTATATGGCGGCCACCATTCCCAGGAGAGCCCTGGACATTTTGCACCTTGTCAGCCAGATGATGCTCTTTTGCAAATCGGCTGTGACGCccgttttgctgttttgtctgTGCCAGCCATTCGCCAGAGCCTTCTTGgactgctgttgctgctgctgcgaCGAATGTGGCCCGCCCCACTCCCCCACCACTGCTACTAGCAACATTGACAATGAGTGCACCACCACCGAGCTTGAGCTGTCGCCATTTAATACCACCCGCAGGGAAGCATCCACCTCTGCCACCTACTCTGCTGTGGGGACAAACTACTGA